The Solidesulfovibrio fructosivorans JJ] genome has a window encoding:
- a CDS encoding LexA family protein, with protein sequence MRPQLPPIPLEARTSQPLPFYLTPVSAGFPSPAEDYLDQALDLNDLCIAHPAATFYVRASGESMRGAGIQSGDILVVDRAEEARPGRIVIAAVDGELTVKRLKHMDGRLFLAPENDAYKPIEIRPESSFEIWGVVTFVIHRT encoded by the coding sequence ATGCGCCCGCAACTCCCGCCCATCCCCCTCGAGGCCCGGACCTCGCAGCCTCTGCCGTTCTACCTGACGCCGGTGTCCGCCGGTTTTCCCAGCCCGGCCGAGGATTATCTCGACCAGGCCCTGGACCTCAACGACCTGTGCATCGCCCATCCGGCGGCCACGTTCTATGTCCGCGCCAGCGGGGAATCCATGCGCGGCGCCGGCATCCAATCCGGCGACATCCTGGTGGTGGATCGGGCCGAGGAAGCCCGGCCAGGGCGCATCGTCATCGCGGCCGTGGACGGGGAACTGACGGTCAAGCGCCTGAAGCACATGGACGGGCGTTTGTTCCTGGCCCCGGAAAACGACGCCTACAAGCCCATCGAGATCCGGCCGGAGTCCTCCTTCGAGATCTGGGGCGTGGTCACCTTCGTCATCCACCGGACCTGA
- a CDS encoding Y-family DNA polymerase, which produces MPPRQILALVDCNSFYASCEKVFVPSLANRPVVVLSNNDGCVIARSAEAKAAGIPMGKPAFECRELFRRHNAAVFSSNYTLYGDMSARVMKTLARFSPNLEIYSIDEAFLELTGMPYDVVAYSRHIRETVGRWTGIPVSIGLGPTKTLAKVANKLAKKDASLEGVLDFEACADPDAVLERVPVEDVWGIGRRYAAMLERLGVRNARQFRDLPRDLVKKRMTIGGLHTQLELRGIPCLDLETIAPVKKSVAASRSFSKPVLAIEDMREAVATYVTRAAERMRAARLLANGVTVWVQTNTFIEGEPQYANSAYAALPVATAHTAAIIRAAIRVLERIFRKGYRYKKAGIMLSGLERLKSRQLSLLEPAPEAGGRGERLMRVLDAINDRFGRDTLTFAACGIEQDWRMKQALRSPHYTTNWRDILEVKAI; this is translated from the coding sequence ATGCCGCCCCGCCAGATCCTGGCCCTGGTGGACTGCAACTCCTTTTACGCCTCGTGCGAAAAGGTGTTTGTGCCGTCCCTGGCCAACCGCCCCGTGGTCGTGCTGTCCAACAACGACGGCTGCGTCATCGCCCGGTCGGCCGAGGCCAAGGCCGCCGGCATCCCCATGGGCAAACCAGCCTTCGAGTGCCGGGAGCTGTTCCGCCGGCACAACGCGGCCGTGTTCTCCTCGAACTACACGCTCTACGGCGACATGTCGGCCCGGGTCATGAAAACCCTAGCCCGGTTCAGCCCGAACCTGGAGATCTATTCCATCGACGAGGCGTTCCTGGAGCTGACCGGCATGCCCTACGACGTCGTGGCCTACAGCCGGCATATCCGGGAGACGGTGGGGCGCTGGACCGGCATCCCGGTCTCCATCGGGCTCGGGCCGACCAAGACTCTGGCCAAGGTGGCCAACAAGCTGGCCAAGAAGGACGCCTCCCTCGAGGGCGTGCTGGATTTCGAGGCCTGCGCGGATCCGGATGCCGTACTGGAGAGGGTGCCGGTGGAGGATGTCTGGGGCATCGGCCGGCGCTACGCCGCCATGCTCGAGCGTCTCGGCGTGCGCAATGCCCGGCAGTTTCGGGACCTGCCCCGGGACCTGGTCAAAAAACGGATGACCATCGGCGGGCTGCACACCCAGCTCGAGCTGCGGGGGATTCCGTGCCTCGACCTGGAGACCATCGCGCCGGTCAAGAAGTCGGTGGCCGCCTCACGGTCGTTCAGCAAACCGGTCCTGGCCATCGAGGACATGCGCGAGGCCGTGGCCACCTACGTCACCCGGGCGGCCGAACGCATGCGCGCCGCGCGCCTGCTGGCAAACGGTGTCACGGTATGGGTGCAGACCAATACCTTTATCGAAGGCGAGCCCCAATATGCGAATTCCGCCTATGCCGCCTTGCCCGTGGCCACGGCGCACACCGCCGCGATCATCCGGGCCGCGATCCGGGTGCTGGAACGCATTTTCCGCAAAGGCTACCGCTACAAGAAGGCCGGCATCATGCTGTCCGGCCTGGAGCGCCTGAAAAGCCGGCAGCTTTCGTTGCTGGAACCCGCGCCGGAAGCCGGGGGCAGGGGAGAGCGGCTCATGCGCGTGCTCGATGCGATCAACGACCGCTTCGGCCGGGACACGCTCACGTTCGCCGCCTGCGGCATCGAGCAGGACTGGCGTATGAAGCAGGCCCTGCGCTCGCCGCATTACACGACGAACTGGCGGGATATTCTGGAGGTGAAGGCGATTTGA